The Neurospora crassa OR74A linkage group I, whole genome shotgun sequence genome segment CATGATTGGTACACTTGGCCGTCAAATTTGTTAGAGTCTGGTTCAAAGAAGAGATATGTTGCTCATATGTGTTGATCTTGGCCACTAGCTCGGCACTGTTTTGGTTCAAAACAGAGATATGTTGCTCGTGTGAGTTGAGCTTAGCTGTCAGCTCGGTATTGGTTTGGCTTGTTGCCTCCACCATAGACTGCAAGTGTTTGAACTTGTCCTCCATGTGCTGCACGTACGACCATACACCCTGCTCACCAGCGGCGAAAAGGTTGTTGCCGTCGACCATGCCGGGCCTATTAGGTCCAGGAGGTCCGCCCGAAGCGCGGTTCCGTCCACGAGCGGCCGTTTGTTGGGTTGCCGGAGAAGCAGGCGCACTAGTGTTGCCTTGGGACGGGTCTCGGTCAGCAGGAGGGTATTGGGAAAGCCAGGCTTGTTCGGCCGCTGGTGACATACCGTGAGATGGCAGTGATAACCCAGAAGCTGGAGCTTGTTCCGCTGGTCTGAAATGGGGCTGCTGAGGTGCTGCTCGTTGACGCGTGAGAGCATCGTGACTAAGCGCGGTGGGCTGAGCTGTCCCCGGACTCAGAGGTTTGGGACTCTCCGTCATCCCAGTCTGCGAATACATGGTCGTGCCACCCGAGCTAAGGGGTATAGATGATATGCTGGTGTGAGGAGTGTGGTTGTTTGGCACGCTTGGAGAAGTAGGCGGACCAGTAGACCCGCGATCAACGTTTGGAGGATATAGACCGCCAGGTCGGGGACCTGCGGGGGGATAAGTGCTCGAGTGAGCAGCATAACCATCGGGAGCTGTTTGGCCGGGTACATGTTGGGCTTTGATGGCCGGCAAACTTAGCCGACggcgctcctcctccgctgcaGCGAGTTCACCCTCAGCAGCAACCTCATACATAACATTCGACAGCCCTGAATCATCTGCTCCGGTCGGGTTCACACTATCGTAATCCTCGTCTCCGAAATTTCCCATGCTAGGCCTGCGACCGGCACAACCGCCAGCTCCTTTACTGTGTCTCGCCAACGCATCCCCACGAGCAAACTTCCTATCGCACTTTGGACATATGTGCGGCTTCTCGCCCGTGTGGAGTTTGCTGTGCCGCTTAAGATCGTGTAATCTTCGAAACCTCATCTGGCACGTGGAGCAAACATAGGGCTTTTCTTGGCTATGAGTGAGCAGATGGCTTTTGAGGTTGTGGTGTCTAGTAAACTCGGTGGAGCAGTAGGGGCACTTGTGCTTCTTTGAGCCTGGTGACCGAGGCGTCACATCCGCACCCTGAGCATTCGGTATGGGCATACTCATTcctcgagaaggaggggcCGGTGCTGACATAGGAGTGCCGTGCGGAAGGACTCCGGGATAGGACAGTGATGATGGAGGTTTATCTTGAGGTTCCATTTGCGCATCAGGCTGTGGCGCATAAAGCCGCTGATCCTCCCGGGAGTCGACGTCCATGGGCACAGGACTATTGACTACCTCGCCTGACGCGTTGGCAAGATTGGGGGCGCTCGGTGCGCTTGGCTGGTTGACACCTTTGAGTTCATTGGTAACCGCGGTTGGCGCTGGGATAGTAACGGCACTCAGTGCCctagcagcagcatcagcggCAGCATCCAGACTCGACAATGGCGGCACGCTTGGCGCGTCGGCTGGTCGAGCCAAACCCGACGGCGCTCCGGACATGAGGTCGGCCAGAGGGCTATGGGTCAGGTTTTCGGATGCTGCCACGGATTCAACATGGTGCTCCTCATCTCGTCGGCGTCTCTCCTCATCATGATCGGCGGTACCATTTAGGGAGGGCGGAGGCGACCTGGCAAAGCCGACCAAGCGGGCGATTTTGGAAGGGGACAGGTCGCCAGGAGAAGATGATTCTACCGAATCCGGCGATGGCGGAGTCTCCTCACGAGACCTCTTGAGCGACTTGGCCCGGGAAATCTCGGCGGCAAGAGCGAAGGCGGCGTCGGATGTGGCTGTCGGCGGTGCTTCTGGGGCGGACGAGGCTGCCGCGAGCTGCGAAGTAGCGGGTGTCGCGAGAGGTGTCTCGGTCGCCGCGAGATGCCCTTTTTCCGAAGCCATAAGGTCACCCGAAACTCTAGACGACGTCGCTTGAAGCCGCCCAATCGAAGGTTTAGGTGGTCCAAATAAATATATGGATGCACTGCTATCACGCTTTAGGCTCACCGTCGTCCAGGCAGCATCACCAAGTGATGATGTGTTGGAGGCTTTGATGTGTGGCTGGAGAGCGTGGCGAGAGCTCTCTAAGTTGGAGACTCGCGGCGCGGCCTTTGGAGGAGTCGTGAATAAGTAGTCAGTGGCGGTTCGTTAAAAGCACCGACTGGAACCGGCAGATGATGGGCCACGTCAATGGGTGGGATGGTGATCTAGACAGAGGATGCAATGGCTACAGCTAGCAATCGACTGAAGCTCAAAGATCGAACGTATTGATGGCAAGAGCACGCTGTATTTAGggagaggtggaggtggaatCCAGAGCTGGGGGTGCTTCCAAAGTGGTGAGCCTCATGCCAGCGGTTGAGAGGAAAGGCTGTGCCGGGGGACCgcggggaggaagggaaaaaaatgGGCTGGGTTGTGTGGAGGTGCACGGGCTGACAGCCGACCGCCAAGAGGCAATAAATGGCCGTAGTTCCAAGACTGCTTTCTGTCCAATAAGGCTTGACTGACAGCTGCCCGCCATGCTTTTCCAGCTGTCTTCTGTAGCCttggtgtggtgtgtgtTTGGCTGCATGTGCACACCACCGTGATCTCACCcgccgccccccccccccttctcaaTCGTTGCTCAGCTCTTCCACCACCGATCATCCAGCCAATTGGTCTCAGATAAAAACTAGCCATCTCATTTACTCGAACATGGCTTCATCCAGCACATTACTGATTAGATATATCTCTTTACTGGCATTGCGCTTCATTAGACACAGCTATCTAATTTCTCCAAGCTCTTAGCTACTCGGCGCTCCAGCTGCTCAAGTGGGCCCATTGGATGAGCAGTCATTGAACGCCGACAGACTGGACGTCAGTCCTTTGCGACGGTGTTTCGGGCAAGCGTCCACGGCTGACAACAAGCTCAAATGGCAGGTCTATGCATGCCTCCTTTCTGAATCGCCAACCGTAGCTCGAAGCTGCAAGCGGGAGAGGTCAAGATCATTTATCGGTTACGGCTGAACGGTGGCTGTGTTGCTTCGTGTTCGAATCCTCGGCTGAACACCACCACATTCCACCCACGCCGCCGAGGCGCCACTAAGAAGTATCGCGAGATCAAGTGGCGCAGGCATCCGGGTAACGTAATCTTATTACTTGAATTGGAATTGTGTAGCTTGGAGTATGCCTCCACCGTCTGAACGATATTGAACACAACCAGGCTGCCTGTCTCAAGACCGACTTTGAGCGATGTTCTTACTTGAATTCTTTCTTCAGATATCCGTGAGTGGTGCCGTCACCAATGCCACAGATCACTTTTTCACTAACTGCTCGCTGTGCGACATAAGCCAGATGTTCGGCGGTCAGCTACACAGTAGACGTCGGCTCGATAAAGAGCCGCTTCACTCTTTCTACTGATTGTAACTGTCATACGAAGCAGTCGTCTCTCTGCCATCCAAAAGGTGGACGTTAGGCATGGCCTAACCACATCAAATCGAGTTTGATACAATGGTAGACCTACCATCTGCAACTCCTGATAGTGTCTTGGAGTCAACGCCCCGCGAACGTTTACCTGCCCACTTTCGCTACTCTTCTGCGCCGTTGGACACTCAATGGACGGTTTAATGTTC includes the following:
- a CDS encoding NSDC, translating into MASEKGHLAATETPLATPATSQLAAASSAPEAPPTATSDAAFALAAEISRAKSLKRSREETPPSPDSVESSSPGDLSPSKIARLVGFARSPPPSLNGTADHDEERRRRDEEHHVESVAASENLTHSPLADLMSGAPSGLARPADAPSVPPLSSLDAAADAAARALSAVTIPAPTAVTNELKGVNQPSAPSAPNLANASGEVVNSPVPMDVDSREDQRLYAPQPDAQMEPQDKPPSSLSYPGVLPHGTPMSAPAPPSRGMSMPIPNAQGADVTPRSPGSKKHKCPYCSTEFTRHHNLKSHLLTHSQEKPYVCSTCQMRFRRLHDLKRHSKLHTGEKPHICPKCDRKFARGDALARHSKGAGGCAGRRPSMGNFGDEDYDSVNPTGADDSGLSNVMYEVAAEGELAAAEEERRRLSLPAIKAQHVPGQTAPDGYAAHSSTYPPAGPRPGGLYPPNVDRGSTGPPTSPSVPNNHTPHTSISSIPLSSGGTTMYSQTGMTESPKPLSPGTAQPTALSHDALTRQRAAPQQPHFRPAEQAPASGLSLPSHGNTSAPASPATQQTAARGRNRASGGPPGPNRPGMVDGNNLFAAGEQGVWSYVQHMEDKFKHLQSMVEATSQTNTELTAKLNSHEQHISVLNQNSAELVAKINTYEQHISSLNQTLTNLTAKCTNHEQHISVLTAEVTALRQQQQHQHQQQHQLHHQPEHHHEENQEANLQEHLPQHQQEHQQGHQQQHQSEHQPEHQPEPQSEHQPGHQPEHQQQHHQPEHQQQHVPTETQEPPPAAQQ